A portion of the Pan troglodytes isolate AG18354 chromosome 10, NHGRI_mPanTro3-v2.0_pri, whole genome shotgun sequence genome contains these proteins:
- the LOC100609864 gene encoding LOW QUALITY PROTEIN: taste receptor type 2 member 30 (The sequence of the model RefSeq protein was modified relative to this genomic sequence to represent the inferred CDS: inserted 1 base in 1 codon) yields the protein MITFLPIIFSILIVVIFVIGNFANGFIALVNSIEWVKRQKISFVDQILTALAVSRVGLLWVLLLHWYATQLNPAFYSVEVRITVYNVWAVTNHFSSWLATSLSMFYLLKIANFSNLIFLRIKRRVKSVVLVILLGPLLFLVCHLFVINMDETIWTKEYEGNMTWKIKLRSAMYHSNMTLTILANFVPLTLTLISFLLLICSLCKHLKKMQLHGKGSQDPSTKVHIKALQTVTSFLLLCAIYFLSMIISVCNLGRLEKQPVFMFCQAIIFSYPSTHPFILILGNKKLKQIFLSVLWHVRYWVKXQKPSSP from the exons ATGATAACTTTTCTGCCCATCATTTTTTCCATTCTAATAGTGGTTATATTTGTTATTGGAAATTTTGCTAATGGCTTCATAGCATTGGTAAATTCCATTGAGTGGGTCAAGAGACAAAAGATCTCCTTTGTTGACCAAATTCTCACTGCTCTGGCGGTCTCCAGAGTTGGTTTGCTCTGGGTGTTATTACTACATTGGTATGCAACTCAGTTGAATCCAGCTTTTTATAGTGTAGAAGTAAGAATTACTGTTTATAATGTCTGGGCAGTAACCAACCATTTCAGCAGCTGGCTTGCTACTAGCCTCAGCATGTTTTATTTGCTCAAGATTGCCAATTTCTCCAACCTTATTTTTCTTCGCATAAAGAGGAGAGTTAAGAGTGTTGTTCTGGTGATACTGTTGGGGCCTTTGCTATTTTTGGTTTGTCATCTTTTTGTGATAAACATGGATGAGACTATATGGACAAAAGAATATGAAGGAAACATGACTTGGAAGATCAAATTGAGGAGTGCAATGTACCATTCAAATATGACTCTAACCATTCTAGCAAACTTTGTACCCCTCACTCTGACCCTGATATcttttctgctgttaatctgtTCTCTGTGTAAACATCTCAAGAAGATGCAGCTCCATGGCAAAGGATCTCAAGATCCCAGCACCAAGGTCCACATAAAAGCTTTGCAAACTGTGACCTCCTTCCTCTTGTTATGTGCCATTTACTTTCTGTCCATGATCATATCAGTTTGTAATTTAGGGAGGCTGGAAAAGCAACCTGTCTTCATGTTCTGCCAAGCTATTATATTCAGCTATCCTTCAACCCACCCATTCATCCTGATTTTGGGAAACAAGAAGCTAAAGcagatttttctttcagttttgtggCATGTGAGGTACTGGGTGA GACAGAAGCCTTCGTCTCCATAG